In Nostoc sp. UHCC 0926, a single genomic region encodes these proteins:
- the tpiA gene encoding triose-phosphate isomerase: MRKIVIAGNWKMFKTQAETQEFLQGFLPYLDESPEGREVILCPPFTDLSLLSQSLHGSLIHLGAQNVHWEEYAAYTGEVSGPMLTEIGVRFVIVGHSERRQYFGETDATVNLRVRAAQRFGLTPILCVGETKQQRDAGEAESVITLQLDKGLVDIDQNNLVIAYEPIWAIGTGDTCEATEANRIIGLIRSKLSNPNVSIQYGGSVKPNNIDEIMAQPEIDGVLVGGASLEPESFARIVNFQSV, translated from the coding sequence GTGCGGAAAATCGTTATTGCCGGCAACTGGAAAATGTTCAAAACCCAGGCAGAGACCCAGGAGTTTTTACAAGGATTTCTGCCCTACTTAGACGAAAGCCCCGAAGGGCGAGAAGTGATATTGTGCCCTCCTTTCACTGATTTAAGCCTTTTGTCCCAGAGTTTGCACGGTAGCCTCATCCACCTGGGGGCACAAAATGTCCATTGGGAAGAATATGCAGCCTATACAGGCGAGGTTTCTGGCCCAATGCTCACAGAAATTGGTGTGCGCTTTGTGATTGTCGGTCATAGTGAACGAAGGCAATACTTTGGTGAAACGGATGCAACCGTTAATCTGCGCGTCCGAGCTGCTCAAAGGTTTGGTTTGACCCCAATTTTATGTGTTGGCGAAACTAAACAACAACGAGATGCGGGAGAAGCTGAATCAGTGATTACTCTCCAACTCGACAAAGGCTTGGTAGATATTGATCAGAATAATTTGGTGATTGCCTACGAACCTATTTGGGCGATCGGTACTGGTGATACGTGTGAAGCAACGGAGGCGAATCGGATAATTGGCTTAATTCGGAGCAAGTTGAGTAATCCGAATGTATCAATTCAATATGGCGGCTCAGTCAAGCCAAATAATATTGATGAAATCATGGCTCAACCAGAAATTGATGGTGTTTTAGTGGGAGGAGCAAGTCTAGAACCTGAGAGTTTCGCTCGGATTGTGAATTTTCAATCAGTGTAA
- a CDS encoding GTP-binding protein, which translates to MTSTLPLPEPDQSDSANTDANSLSWEEELNSAIFSFEDIQTELNYKQAQTALRNLVANLDLTPQEKTGLETEIADLETMLGKLDRMVVQIAAFGMVGRGKSSLLNALVGQTVFETGPLHGVTRTAQTVNWSISEEAIGETERALRVTLPGVGQSQVELIDTPGLDEVDGATRAVLAEQIAKQADLILFVISGDMTKLEYMALSQLREAGKPIILVFNKVDQYPEADRMAIYHKIRDERVRELLTPLEIVMAAASPLVKTAIRRPDGTRGIQLRTGNAKVEELKLKILEILHREGKALVALNTMLYADIVNEQLVERKLMIREQNANQLIWKAVMTKALAIALNPLTVVDILSSVVIDIALILGLSKLYGFSMTEAGAVQLLQKIALSMGGIGASELLANLGLSGLKTLLGISATATAGLALGPYISVALTQAGVAGVSSYGIGQVTKVYLANGATWGPDGPKAVINRILANLDETSILNRIKDELLHKVKLKK; encoded by the coding sequence ATGACTTCGACATTGCCCTTGCCTGAACCTGATCAAAGCGATTCCGCCAATACTGACGCAAATTCTCTCAGCTGGGAGGAAGAACTGAATAGTGCTATTTTTAGTTTTGAAGATATTCAGACGGAACTGAACTATAAACAAGCACAAACGGCGCTGCGAAACTTGGTAGCCAATCTCGACCTCACTCCCCAAGAGAAAACCGGATTGGAGACAGAAATTGCTGATTTGGAAACCATGCTGGGGAAGTTAGACCGGATGGTGGTGCAGATTGCGGCTTTTGGCATGGTGGGACGTGGTAAGTCTTCGCTACTCAATGCTTTGGTTGGGCAAACAGTATTTGAAACTGGGCCACTGCACGGTGTCACCCGTACTGCACAAACAGTTAATTGGAGTATTAGTGAGGAAGCAATTGGGGAAACTGAACGTGCTCTGCGAGTCACTCTCCCTGGTGTAGGTCAATCGCAGGTGGAATTAATTGACACTCCTGGATTAGACGAAGTAGACGGTGCAACCCGTGCCGTGTTAGCTGAACAGATTGCCAAACAAGCGGATCTGATTCTGTTTGTGATCTCTGGCGACATGACAAAGCTAGAATACATGGCCCTTTCTCAGTTGCGGGAAGCAGGTAAACCGATCATTCTGGTGTTTAACAAAGTAGACCAGTATCCAGAAGCAGACCGGATGGCAATTTATCACAAAATCCGGGATGAAAGGGTGCGGGAATTACTCACACCTTTAGAAATTGTCATGGCAGCGGCATCGCCATTGGTGAAGACGGCGATTCGTCGCCCTGATGGTACTAGAGGCATACAGTTGCGTACAGGGAATGCCAAAGTAGAGGAACTCAAGCTGAAAATCTTGGAGATTCTGCATCGTGAGGGTAAAGCTTTGGTTGCTCTTAATACTATGCTTTATGCCGACATTGTAAATGAGCAGTTGGTAGAGCGAAAACTGATGATTCGGGAACAGAATGCCAATCAGTTGATTTGGAAGGCTGTGATGACTAAGGCATTAGCGATCGCACTCAATCCCTTAACTGTGGTAGATATTCTCAGTAGTGTGGTTATTGATATTGCTCTGATTTTGGGTTTATCTAAACTCTATGGCTTCTCGATGACCGAAGCCGGGGCTGTACAACTGCTACAAAAAATCGCCCTGAGTATGGGCGGAATTGGTGCTAGTGAATTGTTGGCAAATTTAGGCTTGAGTGGATTAAAAACTTTACTTGGCATCTCTGCAACCGCTACGGCAGGTCTTGCCCTTGGCCCTTATATATCGGTGGCACTCACCCAAGCGGGAGTAGCTGGTGTTTCTTCTTACGGTATTGGACAAGTTACCAAAGTTTATTTAGCCAATGGCGCGACTTGGGGGCCTGATGGGCCGAAAGCAGTGATTAATCGGATTTTGGCAAACCTGGATGAGACTTCAATTCTCAACCGCATTAAAGATGAATTGCTCCACAAAGTAAAACTTAAAAAGTGA
- a CDS encoding HNH endonuclease, giving the protein MDFINQAQNLADTVRDKAQEVANNVVNGIDEVVDGIKNTTAEMTTSSVHAVNDLQSLSTIAAQSSFQTVQNVSKTFEQTAVGVAASSMVMADALQNLPKTAAELAQEMPKIANRLRYRAGVRVGDLPRSDADVMKLFEKIPGTSKLGAKEYTIRQFLRDKHGSHINPRSQGGSNAADNILWEVGVDNLRRGAKVMTVGEQFYIRVYNAVDSIVSNSGTIARLGITATGTAILTQVVVTAISYSLDLYRGDITVEEYKNLIFEAAKAAGIATPIVFLVLVAVLALFPEFTVILSAPVVVAGFNALFSISIATPIIQSLVRHVEAGGFGIEAADAYKTAFDGSAL; this is encoded by the coding sequence ATGGATTTTATCAATCAAGCACAGAATTTGGCAGATACCGTTAGAGATAAAGCTCAAGAAGTAGCTAACAATGTAGTAAACGGGATAGATGAGGTAGTTGATGGAATCAAAAACACTACTGCCGAGATGACTACTTCTAGTGTCCATGCAGTTAATGATTTACAAAGTTTGTCAACCATAGCAGCACAGTCAAGTTTTCAAACTGTTCAAAATGTTAGTAAAACATTTGAACAAACTGCTGTTGGAGTTGCTGCATCTAGTATGGTTATGGCTGATGCTTTGCAAAATTTACCAAAGACAGCTGCCGAATTAGCCCAAGAGATGCCAAAGATTGCAAATAGGCTGAGATATCGTGCTGGTGTTCGAGTGGGAGACTTACCTCGCTCTGATGCAGATGTCATGAAGCTTTTTGAGAAAATTCCTGGCACATCAAAGCTTGGAGCCAAAGAATATACAATTCGTCAATTTCTTAGAGATAAGCACGGTAGCCATATCAATCCACGTTCCCAAGGGGGATCGAATGCTGCTGATAATATCCTTTGGGAAGTAGGTGTTGACAATCTGCGTCGAGGTGCCAAAGTAATGACTGTTGGCGAACAGTTTTATATTCGGGTTTATAATGCCGTAGATTCTATTGTCAGCAATTCTGGAACAATCGCTAGACTTGGTATTACTGCAACCGGAACAGCTATTCTCACCCAGGTTGTAGTAACGGCGATTTCCTACTCTTTGGATCTTTATCGGGGTGATATTACTGTTGAAGAGTATAAAAATCTAATTTTTGAAGCAGCAAAAGCAGCAGGTATTGCTACACCAATTGTTTTTTTAGTCTTAGTGGCTGTGTTAGCTTTATTTCCAGAATTTACAGTCATTTTGTCAGCACCAGTGGTTGTCGCAGGCTTCAATGCTTTATTTAGTATTAGTATTGCTACACCGATCATTCAATCGCTAGTTCGTCATGTCGAAGCTGGAGGTTTTGGGATAGAAGCTGCTGATGCTTACAAAACTGCCTTTGATGGTTCTGCACTCTGA